The Scomber scombrus chromosome 5, fScoSco1.1, whole genome shotgun sequence genome window below encodes:
- the mffa gene encoding mitochondrial fission factor homolog B isoform X1: MNGAAFPSPTAEMAEMNRIQYELDYTEGISQRMRIPEMLKVGPQAHEDPSLGSQELLRSVIMQVPERIVISGDSNDPQFTRPRDLDLIQSTPLETLSLKTPPRVLTLSERPLDFMEEEQRTAPESDEVLRPQGRLRRERSASENAAGRHSSQLTRNDSTATPSSPSTVHPCPPLTVAEEDHNLYSASGVLSFIQSTTRRAYQQVLEVLDENPRSKPSLRGGSASSSNPLHESRLALSTYEASLDGGPDDMTVVDAATLRRQLIKLNRRLQLLEEENKERAKRELILYSVTVAFWLVNTWVWLRR, from the exons ATGAACGGAGCAGCATTCCCTTCCCCTACGGCGGAGATGGCGGAGATGAACCGTATCCAGTATGAGCTGGACTACACCGAGGGGATCAGCCAGAGGATGCGTATCCCTGAGATGCTCAAAGTGGGTCCTCAAGCCCACGAGGACCCTAGTCTTGGATCACAGGAGCTCCTCCGTAGTGTCATAATGCAAGTCCCTGAGAGAATTGTGATTTCAG GAGACAGTAATGATCCCCAGTTCACCAGACCCAGAGACCTGGATTTAATCCAGTCAACACCTTTAGAAACCCTGTCACTGAAGACTCCACCCAGAGTCCTCACCCTCAGTGAGCGACCCCTAGATTTCATGGAAGAGGAGCAACGGACAGCTCCAGAAAGTGATGAGGTG TTGAGGCCCCAAGGACGATTGCGCCGAGAGCGCTCAGCCAGTGAGAATGCAGCTGGCCGTCATAGCAGTCAGCTGACACGCAATGATTCCAC TGCGACCCCATCTTCCCCATCCACTGTGCACCCTTGCCCCCCTCTCACCGTGGCTGAAGAAGACCACAACCTGTACAGCGCTAGCGGTGTTTTATCTTTCATCCAGTCCACTACACGTCGGGCCTACCAGCAGGTCCTTGAGGTCTTGGATGAGAACCCTCGCAG CAAACCATCCCTGCGAGGGGGGTCGGCCTCAAGCTCCAACCCCCTGCATGAATCCAG GCTTGCATTATCAACATATGAAGCCTCACTGGATGGGGGACCTGATGACATGACTGTGGTTGATGCAGCAACACTCCGACGTCAG CTCATCAAGCTGAACCGGAGACTCCAACTTTTGGAGGAGGAGAACAAAGAGCGAGCAAAACGGGAGCTGATCCTGTACTCAGTCACTGTAGCTTTCTGGCTCGTCAACACCTGGGTGTGGTTGCGACGTTAG
- the mrpl44 gene encoding 39S ribosomal protein L44, mitochondrial gives MASGYILNRGALTLGIHCQRVCRSVTVTQVREKKRWMRAYTYLMAKKLKLEGPPPPKPRSQHPNWDYHAEVQAFSTRLHENFSLQLLKTAFINPCYLQAEQARRQGLGVDSELTALDLKNNIKLSAKGADFTKSFLIDWCRASFPSLPSDGVQSIVGHLSSSAVVTNVARNLGIEDLTMSEVFPVPDDVLHSTFMAVIGALLESSGAERTGFFLRDFLVTQLIGKDLFDMWTVVNPMGLLMKELSKRNIVLPEPRLIRSAGASTVLPLYFVALYSDKKLLAQGPGETIVAAEEEAARVALRKLYGYTENRRPFDFSPQQQHEQPLIQSVSSS, from the exons ATGGCGTCGGGGTACATACTAAATCGCGGTGCGTTAACATTAGGCATTCACTGCCAGCGTGTGTGCAGGAGTGTCACGGTTACAcaagtcagagaaaaaaagcGATGGATGAGAGCGTACACTTACCTCATGGCGAAGAAGTTAAAGCTTGAAGGACCTCCGCCACCGAAGCCACG CTCTCAGCATCCTAACTGGGATTACCATGCAGAGGTTCAGGCTTTCAGCACCCGCCTTCACGAGAACTTCTCCTTGCAGCTACTGAAAACAGCCTTCATTAATCCCTGTTACCTTCAGGCGGAGCAAGCGAGGAGGCAGGGTTTGGGTGTGGACTCTGAGCTCACCGCTCTTGAtctgaaaaataatattaagCTGAGTGCAAAGGGAGCAGATTTCACCAAAAGCTTCCTGATTGATTGGTGCAGGGCCAGCTTCCCGAGCCTGCCGAGTGATGGGGTGCAAAGTATTGTCGGGCACCTCAGTAGTTCAGCAGTTGTGACCAATGTGGCGAGAAACCTTGGCATTGAAGATCTAACCATGAGTGAGGTATTCCCTGTTCCTGATGATGTGCTTCATTCTACATTCATGGCAGTGATTGGAGCTCTATTGGAGAGCAGTGGAGCTGAGCGAACAGGATTTTTCCTCAGG GATTTCCTGGTCACTCAGTTGATAGGAAAGGACTTGTTTGATATGTGGACAGTGGTTAATCCCATGGGGCTTCTAATGAAGGAGCTTTCTAAGAGGAACATAGTTCTTCCAGAGCCCCGCCTCATCAGATCTGCTGGAGCCAGCACCGTCCTTCCCCTCTACTTTGTTGCCTTGTACAG CGATAAGAAGCTCCTCGCTCAGGGTCCAGGAGAGACAATTGTTGCAGCGGAAGAGGAGGCAGCTCGCGTGGCCCTGCGGAAACTCTACGGCTACACTGAAAACCGCCGACCCTTTGATTTTTcgccacagcagcagcatgagcAGCCGTTAATTCAGTCGGTCAGCAGCAGTTAA
- the mffa gene encoding mitochondrial fission factor homolog B isoform X2 encodes MNGAAFPSPTAEMAEMNRIQYELDYTEGISQRMRIPEMLKVGPQAHEDPSLGSQELLRSVIMQVPERIVISGDSNDPQFTRPRDLDLIQSTPLETLSLKTPPRVLTLSERPLDFMEEEQRTAPESDEVLRPQGRLRRERSASENAAGRHSSQLTRNDSTKPSLRGGSASSSNPLHESRLALSTYEASLDGGPDDMTVVDAATLRRQLIKLNRRLQLLEEENKERAKRELILYSVTVAFWLVNTWVWLRR; translated from the exons ATGAACGGAGCAGCATTCCCTTCCCCTACGGCGGAGATGGCGGAGATGAACCGTATCCAGTATGAGCTGGACTACACCGAGGGGATCAGCCAGAGGATGCGTATCCCTGAGATGCTCAAAGTGGGTCCTCAAGCCCACGAGGACCCTAGTCTTGGATCACAGGAGCTCCTCCGTAGTGTCATAATGCAAGTCCCTGAGAGAATTGTGATTTCAG GAGACAGTAATGATCCCCAGTTCACCAGACCCAGAGACCTGGATTTAATCCAGTCAACACCTTTAGAAACCCTGTCACTGAAGACTCCACCCAGAGTCCTCACCCTCAGTGAGCGACCCCTAGATTTCATGGAAGAGGAGCAACGGACAGCTCCAGAAAGTGATGAGGTG TTGAGGCCCCAAGGACGATTGCGCCGAGAGCGCTCAGCCAGTGAGAATGCAGCTGGCCGTCATAGCAGTCAGCTGACACGCAATGATTCCAC CAAACCATCCCTGCGAGGGGGGTCGGCCTCAAGCTCCAACCCCCTGCATGAATCCAG GCTTGCATTATCAACATATGAAGCCTCACTGGATGGGGGACCTGATGACATGACTGTGGTTGATGCAGCAACACTCCGACGTCAG CTCATCAAGCTGAACCGGAGACTCCAACTTTTGGAGGAGGAGAACAAAGAGCGAGCAAAACGGGAGCTGATCCTGTACTCAGTCACTGTAGCTTTCTGGCTCGTCAACACCTGGGTGTGGTTGCGACGTTAG
- the dnaaf1 gene encoding LOW QUALITY PROTEIN: dynein axonemal assembly factor 1 (The sequence of the model RefSeq protein was modified relative to this genomic sequence to represent the inferred CDS: substituted 1 base at 1 genomic stop codon): protein MSSAGVSETVGDKEETAAQMESGDAEKTSNVNVTEVDAMIWDGAQANTENDKKLQSPYQQKSEKQTGPRMTKTFLKDHCKQHKLYLTPCLNDTLYLHFKGFSTIENLEEYTGLKCLWLESNGLQRIENLNAQTDLRCLFLQQNLINKLENLEPLQKLCTLNVSNNYIHTIENISCLPDLSTLQMTHNKLETAEDIKHLSQCLSISVLDISHNLLNYPEILPVLEAMPELRVLNLIGNEVRKKIPNYRKTMIVRLKQLTYLDDRPVFPKDRACAEAWALGGLEAERKEREQWETRERRKIQDSLDGMAMIRKEALERRRLRELQEKGEQFSHSHAHIXNTEALITPEAPCEEPQEEKLQAFVRDTLDAHEEFLQSQTMQGPNEQKPNNEYVEAEQLGEGVEKDDKQIKESVREEKEAVNTEQTAQQEENTAGEMLEEEQTDDNQQQNQSCRIQLENNEAQIMQASTVELKSEQCEKKQHPLVSAAPPEANEIVIAHVPGPLVTELGDAEQLETIHLPPPCSLFIDDLPDLDDVDTDDFTAVISSHQAHKPKIEVISVGNDEDEPTGNMNDSISFSGPYKNSVFLRSACNKSAANDSSLVYPEHGDALEPQIFEPLAKLKTNQISPPRCLIEELD from the exons ATGTCCTCTGCAGGAGTCAGTGAAACTGTGGGAGATAAAGAGGAGACAGCGGCACAAATGGAAAGTGGAGACGCCGAAAAAACGTCTAATGTTAACGTTACCGAGGTGGATGCCATGATATGGGATGGAGCTCAAGCAAACACGGAAAACGACAAAAAACTGCAAAGCCCATACCAacagaaaagtgaaaaacaaacagggcCACGAATGACCAAGACATTTTTGAAGGACCATTGTAAGCAGCACAAACTTTACTTGACACCTTGCCTGAATGACACATTGTATTTGCATTTCAAAGGTTTCTCCACCATTGAAAATTTAGAGGAGTACACAGGGCTCAAGTGTCTCTGGCTGGAAAGCAATGGGCTGCAACGCATTGAAAACCTGAATGCCCAGACTGATCTGCGTTGCTTGTTCCTTCAGCAGAACCTCATAAACAAGCTGGAAAACCTTGAGCCTCTGCAAAAGCTCTGCACCCTGAACGTCTCCAACAACTACATACACACCATAGAGAATATATCCTGCCTTCCTGACCTGAGCACTCTACAGATGACCCATAACAAGCTGGAGACAGCTGAGGACATAAAGCACTTGAGTCAATGTCTGTCCATCAGTGTGCTGGATATATCTCACAACCTGTTAAATTACCCTGAGATTCTCCCTGTACTCGAGGCCATGCCAGAACTTCGAGTCCTAAATCTAATAGGAAATGAAGTGCGGAAAAAAATCCCCAACTACAGGAAGACCATGATTGTGCGCCTCAAGCAGCTCACCTACCTCGATGATCGCCCCGTGTTCCCCAAAGACAGGGCATGTGCAGAGGCATGGGCACTAGGAGGGCTTGAAGCAGAGCGCAAAGAGAGGGAGCAATGGGAAACACGGGAGAGGAGGAAAATCCAGGACAGCTTGGATGGCATGGCAATGATTCGGAAGGAAGCCCTGGAGAGACGGCGCCTAAGAGAGCTACAGGAGAAAGGTGAGCAGTTTTcccactcacatgcacacatat GAAACACTGAGGCTCTCATCACTCCAGAGGCTCCATGTGAGGAACCACAAGAAGAGAAGCTCCAAGCTTTTGTGCGGGACACCCTGGACGCCCATGAGGAGTTCTTACAGAGTCAAACAATGCAGGGGCCCAATGAACAGAAGCCAAACAATGAATATGTAGAAGCAGAGCAGCTGGGTGAAGGGGTAGAGAAAGATgacaaacagataaaagagtcagtgagagaagagaaagaggcagtGAATACAGAGCAGACAGCACAACAGGAAGAAAACACAGCAGGAGAGATGTTAGAGGAAGAGCAAACGGACGATAACCAGCAACAGAACCAGTCATGTAGAATTCAGCTTGAGAACAATGAAGCACAGATAATGCAGGCAAGCACAGTGGAGCTAAAGAGTGAGCAGTGTGAGAAGAAACAGCATCCACTGGTCAGCGCAGCTCCTCCTGAAGCAAATGAAATTGTAATAGCACATGTTCCTGGGCCACTGGTGACTGAACTGGGGGATGCAGAGCAGCTGGAAACCATTCACCTTCCACCACCTTGCTCACTGTTTATTGATGATCTGCCTGATCTGGATGATGTGGACACAGATGACTTCACTGCAGTGATTTCTTCTCATCAAGCGCACAAACCGAAAATAGAGGTCATATCAGTCGGCAACGATGAGGATGAGCCAACTGGGAATATGAACGACAGCATCTCTTTTTCTGGTCCATACAAAAATTCAGTGTTCTTGAGGAGCGCCTGCAACAAATCAGCTGCCAACGATTCATCTTTGGTGTATCCAGAGCATGGGGATGCCCTTGAGCCACAGATTTTTGAACCTCTGGCAAAgttgaaaacaaaccaaatatcTCCACCACGCTGCCTGATTGAGGAGTTGGACTGA
- the mffa gene encoding mitochondrial fission factor homolog B isoform X3: MNGAAFPSPTAEMAEMNRIQYELDYTEGISQRMRIPEMLKVGPQAHEDPSLGSQELLRSVIMQVPERIVISGDSNDPQFTRPRDLDLIQSTPLETLSLKTPPRVLTLSERPLDFMEEEQRTAPESDEVLRPQGRLRRERSASENAAGRHSSQLTRNDSTLALSTYEASLDGGPDDMTVVDAATLRRQLIKLNRRLQLLEEENKERAKRELILYSVTVAFWLVNTWVWLRR, from the exons ATGAACGGAGCAGCATTCCCTTCCCCTACGGCGGAGATGGCGGAGATGAACCGTATCCAGTATGAGCTGGACTACACCGAGGGGATCAGCCAGAGGATGCGTATCCCTGAGATGCTCAAAGTGGGTCCTCAAGCCCACGAGGACCCTAGTCTTGGATCACAGGAGCTCCTCCGTAGTGTCATAATGCAAGTCCCTGAGAGAATTGTGATTTCAG GAGACAGTAATGATCCCCAGTTCACCAGACCCAGAGACCTGGATTTAATCCAGTCAACACCTTTAGAAACCCTGTCACTGAAGACTCCACCCAGAGTCCTCACCCTCAGTGAGCGACCCCTAGATTTCATGGAAGAGGAGCAACGGACAGCTCCAGAAAGTGATGAGGTG TTGAGGCCCCAAGGACGATTGCGCCGAGAGCGCTCAGCCAGTGAGAATGCAGCTGGCCGTCATAGCAGTCAGCTGACACGCAATGATTCCAC GCTTGCATTATCAACATATGAAGCCTCACTGGATGGGGGACCTGATGACATGACTGTGGTTGATGCAGCAACACTCCGACGTCAG CTCATCAAGCTGAACCGGAGACTCCAACTTTTGGAGGAGGAGAACAAAGAGCGAGCAAAACGGGAGCTGATCCTGTACTCAGTCACTGTAGCTTTCTGGCTCGTCAACACCTGGGTGTGGTTGCGACGTTAG